The genome window GGTGTCGCCTTCCGCAATCGCCGTGTAGGTCAGGCCCGCTCCCACATCAGGGATTTGCAGGCCCAGAGTAATCTCCAACTGCTGCATGGGCGCCAGGCTCAGGCTGTTGAACAGGGCGCTGGTGTTGCCTTCCGAGGAGGAGAATATATACTCCTCCGTCTCAGCGTTGGAGTTGCTGGAGAGGACCGCCCATCCGGTAAAGGAGTCCGCCGATCCCGCGGTCTTGCGTACAGCCTTGGCCAGGTTTCCGTCTCCCATCCAGGAGGAAAGCCAATTATGGGCGTCGGCGGTGGTGGTTCCCTTGGTGAGCAGGGTCCAAAGCTCCACGTTTCTGGCGCTGAACTCCACCTGCTGACCCAGGGCGGCGGTGAGGGTGTCAATCACATCCTGGTCGTTGCCCCAATAGAACGCCTGAGCGCCCGTATTGGAAGCCAAACGCTGCATGTTGGGCAGAATATAGGTCGTCCCCTGGGAACTGCTGTACCAATCGCCGTACATGGGGTATGCAATGACCTGGTTGTTGTTGCAGGCCGTAATGGCCGCCGTTACGGAATTGGTGTCGTAGGAGTCCCAGTTGTCGCCCTGGTAGGCGCCTTCGTCGGAAACCGGCAAAATGACCCGGATGGCGTCCGGTCTCCAGGGGTAATTGTCAGCCAGATATTCCGTGCCGGGCCCCCAGCTTTCGCTGTGTCCGGTTTCGTGCTGGGTGAGAAGAAGCACGTCGGTAATGACGCCGTCCACCGAATACTCAGTGTATGAGGAACCGTAATAACTGGAAAGAGCATAGATGTCGTAATTCACGTCAGCAAGATCGGAAAGATCGCTGATAATGTCGCCCATGATGCTGAGCAGGCTGCCCCATTCTCCGCCCATGCTGCCGGAGGTGTCGCATACGAATACGATATCCAGTTCCGTGGCCAGATCCTCGCCCACGACGAAATGTCCGGCGGAACGCAGGGACTTGGCGTTTTTAGGCGGGGCAATGGTGTATTTTACCAGAACGTCCTTGGGATCCGCCTTGACGTTCTGACTGGCGGACAGCTTGCCCACCTCGGCCGGGTCCAGGTCCCCATTGGAGTTGGCGTCTTCGCCGATGGCCCTGTCCAGGGTCAGGCTGGGAAGAGCGTTTTCCATGGCGCCGATCACCTTGGCGCCAATGATGGTTTCCAGAACCGCCGCCACAAACCCGGTGCTTTGGGCTAACCGGACGCAAAATCTATAGTCTCCGTTGGCTTCCGCACCGTCTTCGGGAAGATCGTATTCCAAGGGATAGAGGGAGGCCAGGGAGTAAGTGCTGCCCTTTGCAATGTACACTCCGGACTGCTGATGCAGCATTTCCACCAACTCCCATTCCTTGGCGTCGGAATCGTATTTATAGAGTATAACCTGCAAAACACCCGACAAATCCACATTGCCGTCGTTTTCAATGGAGGCCGTCTGCTTGAGCGTCACCGTGTCGCCGGCCTCGTATTGGGCGTCCTCACTCTCGCAGTTCACAAAATTGGCGCTTTGGCTCCGCCCGATCTGGAACTGGGCGCTGCCGATTGTTCCTCCGTCCCCTTCCAGTTCAAAGCGGTATTCCCCCATGTCTTCACTGGCGGTATCCCACGTGAAGTTGAGGGATTCCGTGCTTGCGGCGGTTACATTAATAGTGGCGCTTCCTAATTGAGCCACTTCCGAGTACCGACCCACGGCGTTGCGTTTAGACACCCGCACCTTGTAGGTCAGGTTTTGATCGACCGCACTCACATTTTGCAGGCCCACTCTCACATCGATTTCCTGGTTGGAATACACCACAGGATCCTTGGAAAGAGGGTACCCAAGGGGCCAGTTCCCCAATTCCCAGACTACGCCGGCCATGAAGTTGGCGCTGAGAGACTGCAGCGCGTCGAACGCGGAAGCCTTTCTCGCCCCAGAGCCTGCCTCGGCCTCGGGATATTCTATCTGATTTTCACCCGCGGGGAGGGGCGTCTGCACGGACAACAAGGAGCATTCCAGAGTTTGACTCACGCCGTCGGAAAGGTTTATGACAACGGCCTCCAAGACTCCGTATACGTTCTCTTCCGGCGGAGCTTCCAGTCTTATAGCCCTGAACAAGGATTCTCCCGGCTCAATGGAAAGATATTGGGACGGATTCAGAACCCGCCAACCCGCAGCCGAACCTTCGGTTATCCGAGCTTCAATTTTACACGCGGTTTTTTCCGCCGCATACAGGTTGACATTAACCCCAATGCTTCCCAAAACAGGGGCGTCCGCCGTTTCGGGTAAAGAGGCGCTGATGGAGGCGCCAATAGCGGCCCCGGAGCCTGAAAAAATGAGAAGTCCAAGCATTAGCAGCAAGAAAGGCCCAATTGACTTCATAGAGTCATTTTTCATACTTTATTCCCTCCCTCACTTTTTGCGGCAATATCGCCGGCCCAAGAGGTGACTTATTAATTGTTACAAATAACGCAAAGCCGTCTACCGGCGGACAGCCGATAACAGCCCCTCGAATTTGCTAGGTTTCTTGTTGGGATGAGTAATAGCTTAAACCCCATAAAATGGACTGTCAAGGTGATTCTCATCCACAGATGATTCTCATTCACCCGCTCTTCAATCTTTTACCAATCCTAAAAAGGCGGGCTGAACCTGCTCAAGCAGGACTATGTCCTCCTCGTTGATTTAGCGCAGAATACCTTCAATGCTGTTATTTTTATTGTAATAGAAAAAACGATTCGCCATTTTTATCAAATAGCCTCACTATGAGGGTTATGGCGTCGCGCTATTACCAGGCGGCCCAAAGATAACTTTACGGAAAGGCTCTCCATTGCCCGAAAACGCACCAATCCATGAAATTAAGCCGCCAGATGACAACATGGGCCAACCTCCTGTCCCGGAATCCCATGGATGGTTCACCATCGTTTTGACGGCCTCGGACACGATGAACATCGGCAATGCAGTCCACATTTCCGGGTTGATTTTCGGCGTCATGGCTGTTTACGCCTTTGTGCTGAAAAAATACCGTGCTCTGATGACAATGTCGCCCTAAAGGACTTGGACTATATACTTAAACTAAACCCTGACAACTTTTGGGCTTTGGAATTAAAAGGCCTTATTTTGTACGATGCGGGGGCGATTGAGGAATCGATAGTTTTGATGCAAAAGGCGGTGAATAACAATTCGTCAACAACTCGTACGTACAACGATCTTGCCTGGGCTTATGCAACTTACCCCGGCGACGACGTCCGGGACGGCGCCAAGGCCGTTGAATACGCTGAAAAAGCAGTGAACCTGGATCGGCACGCCATCTATCTGGACACCCTTGCGGCTGCCTATGCGGAAGCGGGAAACTTTGAAAAGGCCGTGGCCGCACAGGAAGAGGCAATAGCGATATCTACGGACATACCTAAAGAGGAAAAACTCGGTCTATACCAGCGTCTGGATAACTATAAACAAAACCAGCCTTTGCGGGAGTATTGACGGCTGTTTTCCCTAAGCCGTATTACCGGGCGCTGGTTTGAAAGCAACTTGGCATTAAGCCGGTTCCGTGGTAACTTTGCCCAAGTGTTTGTTTGACGCCGAAATTCCTGGGGAACCGGAGAGAGCCTATTTATGCGCATCCTATTTAAATCCGCTACGGCGAGTTTTCTTCTGCTATGCTTTTTAGTTTCGTCCGGCAGCGCGGCCGGTCCCATGACCGCCGATCTTCGGCTTGAAAAAGCCGTCGCCGCCGGGGACTTTTTGTGCACCGCCCTCAAAGACGACGGCCGGTTTCTTTATGAATATGCGCCCCTGGATTGCAAGGAGCAGCCTGGATATAATTGGAACGAACATTGGGGCGCCGTGCTTTCCCTGCTCAGGCTTTACGAAGCCTCCCACGACGCAAAATATCTGAAGGCCGCGCAAAAGGCGGCCAAGGCTTCCCTGGCCCGGTTGACTTCCGTGAAGATCGACGGGCGGGAGTTCCGCGTCTTGGCCGGCCCTTACAAAGACAATCCCCAGACTCTGCGGGTAGACAGCGGGGAGTGCGCCATGGGGCTCATGGCACTTATCCAACTGAATCAAGCGGCAAACACCGACGCCCATAATCAGGATATCGAGAGTCTTCGCCAATATCTGCAAAGCCTGCAAACCAGCGACGGGTCCGTGCAAAGCCTCTGCCTGATTAACGGGGATGAAACCCGTTTCTCCAAAAAGCGCATCATGAACGACCAGGGCCAGGCGCTGGCCGCCCTGGCCATGGCGCAGGAGGCGTTCCCGGACAAAGACGCTCCTCAAATAATCAACCGGCTTATCAACTTTCTGGCGCTGGAATGGGTGATGGACGCTTATGAAGGACATCAAAGCGGATTCGACCACTGGAGCCTGCTGGGCGTAGGCCGGGCCTACAAATACGCGGACGACAAAATCCTGGCTCAGGCCCATGACGAAATGCTGCAAGCCCTTCAAGCAGAACAAGCGGAGATTCTCTCCCGGCTGGAAGGCAAGCCCCTGTTTGACGAACGAAGGGCTCTTGGCGTGCGCCAGGACAGGATCAAAATCAAGCTCCATTTGGCGGAAAAGAAGGGGCCGCAGACCCGAAAAAGCCTGATCCCCTTGATTTTTTCCTACGGAAACGAGGAGATGAAAGGGCAGATCCTGGAGCCGGGGAGTAACGAGCACGGGGCCTTCCGAAACGCCCAGGGAGTTTCCGCGGGAACGGCCGTGCGCCTGGAAGGCTTGCAGGCCATTTACGACCTGTTCGTGAGTACGCCGGACACGCCTTACCGGGGCTGGATTCGCCGGTGGGAGCCCCGCCTGAACCTTGTGCGGGTTTATTTGATTCAATGCCAGTACACCAAAAAGGATGCGGCGCAATTCGGGTGTCCGGTTTCCCTGGCAGGCGCCTTTCGCAAGGCCATCAACGGATCCCGCGGCACGCCCGTGCGCCTGGATTATTGCTGGCACGGCGTCTTCGCCCTCCTGGGTTGGAGCGGATCCAGCCTGGACGAGCAGGAAAATCGGTAAAATGGTTGAAATATGCTGCAATCAAGGAAAGGCCCCCAAAACCTAATTGCGGCGAGCGCCAACGTTCTCCGTCATCCCCGTGGAGGGATGCGGCGGGATGATTGCGGCAGTTATGCAATCATCATGACGCAATCCCGGAAACGGGGATCCAGCGTCTTTCTGATTTGAAGCACAACCGGAAAGGTAATAAAATGATAGGCCTCGAATCCATCATCCCGTTTTTTATTGCGTCCCTGCTTCTGGCCCTGGCGCCGGGCCCTGACAATATTTTCGTGCTGACCCAATCCGCCGTAAACGGTAAAAAGGCGGGCGTCGCCGTCACCTTCGGCCTGTGCACGGGGGTGATCTTCCACACCACGGCGGTGGCATTAGGAATTGCCGTGTTCATCCAAAACTCGGCCGTGGCCTTCTCAGCCCTAAAATTCCTTGGAGCGGGCTACCTCGTTTATCTGGCCTGGCAGGCCTATAGAACCTCGTCGTCGGTCGATCTGACCGCCGATCCGCTCCAACTCAGCCTGCGGAAGTTGTACTTCCGGGGCATCTTCATGAACGTCACCAATCCCAAGGTGTCCCTGTTTTTCCTGGCCTTCCTGCCCCAATTCGCCGACCCCGCCAGAGGGCCGGTGGGCGTTCAGATATTCATCCTGGGAAGCCTGTTCATCCTGGCGGCCATCCCGGTTTTCGGAAGCATCGCGCTGCTGTCGGGAAGCATCGGGGAAATCCTCACCAAATCGCCCCGTGTGAACAAAATCCTGAACCGGGTCGCCGGAACCGTGTTTTTGGCCTTGGCCGTCAAATTGGCCGTCACCGAAAGGTAAAAAGCAGCATATCGTCAATATGGGGGTACACATTTGAATTCAACAAAACGGGCTGCCCTTTTCCTCACCACCTGCTTTGCACTCTTTCCGTCCATGGCCTACGCCAATATAATTTGGCCGGGGTTAATTGTCACCAATTGCTATTGGAGTTGGCTACCCATCATTTCATTAGGTTTCATATTTGAAGCAGCCATTCTTCGATGGAGGCTGGTTCCAAGCGCGAAAAAGGCCTTACTAATTTCTCTGGCAGCCAACGCATTCTCCTCGACGATAGGCATATTCGCCTTATTCTTGGGAACGTTTAGTTTAGCTACCGTTGAGTATAAAATCACCGGCCGCGAGACTGTCTTTGGCGGTTACGGAGGAACAATCGGAGTCATGTTTGCGGGAACCACTTTTTTTGAGGTTCTGGTCACACGCGTTATCTGGAAGTATCCTTTAAAAAGAACATTTCCCGCTTTTGCCTTGGGAAATCTCCTCTCATACGGGGTGGTTGTTATTGATCTGTTCTTTTTAGGAGGCCCGAGGCAATATTATTAAATTTGAAGCATCTGCTCAAATCTACTTTTGGCGTTTAATCTTGCGCGACTTTGGTTTTCATGAATTGGCACCGGCGTCATTTTTGTTGGGTTTGAAGTCCAAGTGCATCATCGGCGCATTGAATGTTCAAAGCCGGACTTCGTAACCCAACCTATTGTCTTTATAGAAAAATCGTAGGTTGGATTGAGCTTGCGAAACCCAACAAAGCCCCCCTATATCATTCTTAAATATAACGGTCCAAAATCCGCCTTTAATCAATTGATTAATCAACAAACCCGGGACAGGCGACGCCCATCCCGGGTTTTTGTTTTTAGGGAAAAATTGGTTTAGGGCAAACCTTCAATCACCGGAGCAACCGGCTCGCTGTCGCTCCAGGCGCCCATGTCAAAGGCCATGTCGATGAGGCCGTCCAGGGCCTGGTCCAGGCCCGCGTAAAAGTAGCGGTAATCCAAAGAATCCTCTTCGCAATCCCCGCCGAACATGTCCATGAGCAGGGAGGGCATCCACCCGTCGTCCTGGGCGCAGGCCATGTGGTCCGCGATGATTTCAGGGTTTCCATTGTCATCGGAAAAAGCCGTGTATAGACGAATGCTTGCGGCGTTGGGCAGGGCGTCGACCACGCTTTCCATCTGGCTTGCCGTGGCCAGGGCGTCGTCATTGCCCCAAAGGATGGTCACGGGGCATTGGGTCGCCGGACCGAGGGCTTCGTAATCCAGATTGGTAATCAGGCCTTCCATCATGCTGCTGACAAACGACGGCATGGCTTCCGTGTTATCCAGGCAGGGGCTGGCCAAAACCACCCGTTGCACTGCAGGGCCGTCAAACCCGGCCCAACACAAGGCCATAAGGCCTCCTACGGAGTGTCCGTACAAGACCATGTCGTCTGTTTCCGCAATGCCGCCCAACTGGGTCAGAGCCAGATTGGTCGCATCAATGGCCCGGGTCAGAAAATCGTTCTGGTCGGCGTTCAACATCATGTCCTGGATAACGCCGCTGATCCCGCCTTTGTTGAACTGGGGGAAGATGACGATATAGCCCTGGCTGCACAAATGCTCGATGTGGCCCATGTAGATGTCCGGGGCCACCATCAGGAAGCCGTGGAGGAAAATCACCACGGGGGCGCTGTCTCCGTTTTTAAGGACCTCGGGCACATACCACCACACCCGTTCTCCGTCGCCGGAATCCCCCATTTCATATTCAGTATAAGAATCCGTAATGTAAAACTGGGTCGATCCGTAGCCCGTTTCCGGCGGGTCCGGCGGGCTGGGAGCCATGGCCCAAAGACAGACGGGCGAGGCCAGGAGCAGTATTAACGTCGCGACAAGGACTTTTTTCATGGTGCGCCTCCTTAAGGGTTAGGGGTGAAATTTAATTGACTATCAGGTCAATTAATCATTGACCTTACAGTCAATAGTATAATTTTATCGCAGCCTTATTAGCCGCGATTTTATAATTATTACATAATTAAAACAATTTAATAAACTGAAATGGATGAGACAGACGTCCAAGGCATTATACACCAAGAAAGATAATGAATAATAAATGATTAGTTATTGTAACTATACAGTCAATCCCCTCTTGTCAACAAAAAATTTCAACGACCGACCAAAACCTGTTTTGGGGAAAATCCTAAAAGGGATTGAGTTTGAGAAACCCAAACAAAGTGTGCCTAAACCATGCAGTCGAGGATACGAAGCATTAACGCGTAATCGTTTTCGACGCGCTTCCCTATGGAATGAATACAAAACCTGATTTCAACAAAAGAAATCATTGAAAACTTTATGGTTTCAGGATGTTACAATATGCATTCCCACGCGTACAGCCCTTATCGCAAAAAAACTACTGCGCGACAAGGGCTGACAGCATGGGAACGAGCCGTTGGGTTGAGCTTGCGAAACCCCACAAAAAGCCTCAGACGCCTTGGTTTGGCATTACCCCCGCGCATCTTTCCTTGACTCCCCGCGCACCCTGTGGCATAGATTTTGGTGAGTTATGTCAGGTGAAAGCCATCCCGACTCGTAAAGGCGGGATGGCTTTTTTTACGGCCGCTCCGCAAAACCTTAATAACCATTTAAGATTATGGAGTTTTGTAAGGCTATGCGGCTGGTGATGATTGACAATTACGACTCGTTCACCTTCAACCTGGTGCAGCTTTTTTACGAATTCGACGTCCAGGTGGAGGTCTACCGCCATGACGAAACCAGCCTGTCCCATATAGAACAGCGCAATCCCGACGCCATTTGCATATCGCCGGGCCCCAAAACGCCTTCCCATGCGGGCGTGAGCAAGGATGTGGTGCGCCATTTCGGGGCCCGGGTTCCCATCCTGGGCGTGTGCCTGGGCATGCAGGTGATCAACGAGGTATACGGAGGCCGCACGCCCAAAGCGCCGGTATGCGTGCACGGCAAGTGCTCCATGGTCAGCCACAAGGGCATAGGCGTGTTCCAGGGCCTGCCCTCCCCGTTTCGGGCCGCCCGGTATCACTCCCTGTGCGTGGACGTCCTCTCCCCTGAACTGGAGGTCACCGCCATTTCGGACGACGGCGTTATCATGGGAGTTCGGCATCGGGTCCATCCTATCCACGGCGTGCAGTTTCATCTGGAATCTTTCATGACCGAATACGGGCTGGAAATGGCCGCCAATTTTCTGGAGCAGGCCTGCCGGGGAGTAAAAATCCCGCCGCCGGGGTTAGAGCGCTATCCCCGCGCACAGGGGGAAGTCCATGTCTTCGCCTGATTTTCCAAGCCGCACTGTCGCTGTCAAAGCCGTAAAAACATCCCCCGGCTCCGACGCCGGCTTTCTGGATCTGGCCCGTGAGATCGGCAAGACCAGTTACAGCGCCGTGCTCATGAGCGGAGGCGACCTGGATTGCTCCCGCTATTCCCTGGCTTTTTCCGAGCCGGTGTGCTGCTTGAAATCCTTCGGCGCCAAAATCATCCTGGAAACCGCACAGGATAAAATATCCTGGGAAGGGGATCCCCTGGCCGAACTGGACCGCCTGATTCAATCATTCGCCCCGGATTTTGACTTGGGCGCCCTCCCCTTCGCCGGAGGCCTGGCCGGCTATGCAGCCTATGAGCTGAAAAACGTGATTGAAAAGCTGCCCCAGACCGCCGAGGACGACTTGGGCCTGCCCGACCTTTTCTTTTTTCTTCCTTCTAAAATAATGATCCACGACCGTCATGAAAGCGCCCTGACCTTTTTGGAACTGGAAACCGGGCTGCCGCCCATGGCGCCGGACCCGTCCCACGATTTTTGCGGCGGCGATCATTTAAAAACCGGCGTTCCGGTCAGCAATTTCAATCCCAAAGACTACATGCGGGCCGTGGAAAAGGTCATCGCCTACATCCAAGAAGGCGACATCTATCAGGCCAACCTGTCGCAACGGTTTCAGTTTTCCTTGGAAGGCAATCCCTTCGCCTTGTGGGAGCGGCTGTTCGCCAGAAACCCGGCCCCCTTTTATGCGTTCATCCACGCCGGAGACCATCAGGTCGTGTGCACCTCCATGGAGCGCTTTCTCTACCGCAAAGGGTCGTACATCGAAACCCGCCCCATCAAAGGCACCCGCCCCCGGGGAAAGACGCCGGAGGAAGACCGGCGCATGAAGGAGGAACTGGCCTCCAGCGTTAAGGAGCATTCCGAGCTGTCCATGATCGTGGACCTGTTGCGCAACGATATTTCCAGGATATGCGTGGGAAAAAGCGTAAAAGTGACAGAGCATCGCCGGCTGGAAGCCTACGAAAACGTGCATCATGCGGTT of Desulfatibacillum aliphaticivorans DSM 15576 contains these proteins:
- the pabB gene encoding aminodeoxychorismate synthase component I encodes the protein MSSPDFPSRTVAVKAVKTSPGSDAGFLDLAREIGKTSYSAVLMSGGDLDCSRYSLAFSEPVCCLKSFGAKIILETAQDKISWEGDPLAELDRLIQSFAPDFDLGALPFAGGLAGYAAYELKNVIEKLPQTAEDDLGLPDLFFFLPSKIMIHDRHESALTFLELETGLPPMAPDPSHDFCGGDHLKTGVPVSNFNPKDYMRAVEKVIAYIQEGDIYQANLSQRFQFSLEGNPFALWERLFARNPAPFYAFIHAGDHQVVCTSMERFLYRKGSYIETRPIKGTRPRGKTPEEDRRMKEELASSVKEHSELSMIVDLLRNDISRICVGKSVKVTEHRRLEAYENVHHAVSIVAGELRPDITPGEILRGTFPGGSITGCPKIRSMEIIDELEPHVRHVYTGSIGYLGWHENMDLNIAIRTAVRKKDKAYFSVGGGIVFDSQPADEFDETLHKGRTLLETLKSL
- a CDS encoding LysE family translocator, coding for MIGLESIIPFFIASLLLALAPGPDNIFVLTQSAVNGKKAGVAVTFGLCTGVIFHTTAVALGIAVFIQNSAVAFSALKFLGAGYLVYLAWQAYRTSSSVDLTADPLQLSLRKLYFRGIFMNVTNPKVSLFFLAFLPQFADPARGPVGVQIFILGSLFILAAIPVFGSIALLSGSIGEILTKSPRVNKILNRVAGTVFLALAVKLAVTER
- a CDS encoding tetratricopeptide repeat protein; protein product: MQKAVNNNSSTTRTYNDLAWAYATYPGDDVRDGAKAVEYAEKAVNLDRHAIYLDTLAAAYAEAGNFEKAVAAQEEAIAISTDIPKEEKLGLYQRLDNYKQNQPLREY
- a CDS encoding alpha/beta hydrolase, whose amino-acid sequence is MKKVLVATLILLLASPVCLWAMAPSPPDPPETGYGSTQFYITDSYTEYEMGDSGDGERVWWYVPEVLKNGDSAPVVIFLHGFLMVAPDIYMGHIEHLCSQGYIVIFPQFNKGGISGVIQDMMLNADQNDFLTRAIDATNLALTQLGGIAETDDMVLYGHSVGGLMALCWAGFDGPAVQRVVLASPCLDNTEAMPSFVSSMMEGLITNLDYEALGPATQCPVTILWGNDDALATASQMESVVDALPNAASIRLYTAFSDDNGNPEIIADHMACAQDDGWMPSLLMDMFGGDCEEDSLDYRYFYAGLDQALDGLIDMAFDMGAWSDSEPVAPVIEGLP
- a CDS encoding VWA domain-containing protein codes for the protein MKNDSMKSIGPFLLLMLGLLIFSGSGAAIGASISASLPETADAPVLGSIGVNVNLYAAEKTACKIEARITEGSAAGWRVLNPSQYLSIEPGESLFRAIRLEAPPEENVYGVLEAVVINLSDGVSQTLECSLLSVQTPLPAGENQIEYPEAEAGSGARKASAFDALQSLSANFMAGVVWELGNWPLGYPLSKDPVVYSNQEIDVRVGLQNVSAVDQNLTYKVRVSKRNAVGRYSEVAQLGSATINVTAASTESLNFTWDTASEDMGEYRFELEGDGGTIGSAQFQIGRSQSANFVNCESEDAQYEAGDTVTLKQTASIENDGNVDLSGVLQVILYKYDSDAKEWELVEMLHQQSGVYIAKGSTYSLASLYPLEYDLPEDGAEANGDYRFCVRLAQSTGFVAAVLETIIGAKVIGAMENALPSLTLDRAIGEDANSNGDLDPAEVGKLSASQNVKADPKDVLVKYTIAPPKNAKSLRSAGHFVVGEDLATELDIVFVCDTSGSMGGEWGSLLSIMGDIISDLSDLADVNYDIYALSSYYGSSYTEYSVDGVITDVLLLTQHETGHSESWGPGTEYLADNYPWRPDAIRVILPVSDEGAYQGDNWDSYDTNSVTAAITACNNNQVIAYPMYGDWYSSSQGTTYILPNMQRLASNTGAQAFYWGNDQDVIDTLTAALGQQVEFSARNVELWTLLTKGTTTADAHNWLSSWMGDGNLAKAVRKTAGSADSFTGWAVLSSNSNAETEEYIFSSSEGNTSALFNSLSLAPMQQLEITLGLQIPDVGAGLTYTAIAEGDTLYYEDAFTGNGVFHPDLGEDDLPEVMIRAEEPTGDVLIVVDEERMRDIYGDAKINTVMTKLTDYATVEDATFLDVGPLRGQWEAQNNNDKSAFSDIYAAGVSECSVKGRYDWDTNGPDTTLKYPAFLDEVIGAYALAREAESILLVGGDNVIPYQRITCPIANWEGGTGPYQYINGAVVAATGRAARNYMWSDVVYGKVNNDNSPDLAVSRLPGAPEVITEAIDTAMDPQPEQTHALAGVIHAFAARWNPAPYTNAAAELWNDQDLNAPDAAANASELLYERNGDIHTDYQNGLDDGYSFIYTVAHGSNHRDPGSAMQTLYQENDWDGNGRFYDVLAETDDIDFGANNPIWVSVACHHGSTYADDATDHTMGPQVLAEGGSAFFGGTVFMPINGSETLSTVLFEKLLNPDDNLRSDNAGLALHDTRRRLLLDGTANSSLLALATHHYGVPSVEPNLGARKAIFDRKATSVQETSDSITVTVDWSTWERMEVETDDGTREYITNNTDSLKYEEGYPPVPIIVKQVTLPQGVTVDQNVQVVIAGDVQVAGIDMPNMVNASFSSGINPFTGNPFAYTGDWPANVVEYELLNEVNGQQTVGIRIHPVQYDPTTSTATVHQDITVTFTKIAGKIASLASAEVGRIYDENSGLMTLILRNTGSMDLANLSLVETIPGNVIPDPDSIGDAVIGARKGEITLTWSIASLATAVGSNFTAVTYQPLALATGDYVFKASLAYESSAGVAGDDVENEETVSLKKSVESAEDTPNPDIKNDDGLDCFIGALR
- a CDS encoding anthranilate synthase component II yields the protein MRLVMIDNYDSFTFNLVQLFYEFDVQVEVYRHDETSLSHIEQRNPDAICISPGPKTPSHAGVSKDVVRHFGARVPILGVCLGMQVINEVYGGRTPKAPVCVHGKCSMVSHKGIGVFQGLPSPFRAARYHSLCVDVLSPELEVTAISDDGVIMGVRHRVHPIHGVQFHLESFMTEYGLEMAANFLEQACRGVKIPPPGLERYPRAQGEVHVFA